A genomic segment from Streptomyces sp. NBC_01233 encodes:
- a CDS encoding DJ-1/PfpI family protein yields the protein MQIAVLLYDRFTALDAIGPFDTLGRLPDAEVVFVSERPGPVRTDNGSLALVADKALGEVTRPDIVIVPGGPHPEVEMKNPAVLEWLKAVDATSTWTTSVCTGSLLLAAAGLLDGRRAAGHWLFLDQLPRFGAEPTGERVVFDGKYVTAAGVSSGIDMGLTLLGRIAGDEVAQTVQLMTEYDPQPPYDAGSPQKAPAELVARLRAHSPLV from the coding sequence ATGCAGATCGCCGTACTGCTCTACGACCGCTTCACCGCCCTCGACGCCATCGGGCCCTTCGACACGCTCGGGCGGCTGCCGGACGCCGAGGTCGTGTTCGTGTCCGAGCGCCCCGGGCCCGTGCGGACGGACAACGGGTCGCTCGCGCTCGTCGCCGACAAGGCGCTCGGCGAGGTGACCCGGCCCGACATCGTCATCGTGCCCGGCGGGCCCCACCCGGAGGTGGAGATGAAGAACCCCGCCGTACTGGAGTGGCTGAAGGCCGTCGACGCCACCAGCACGTGGACCACGTCCGTGTGCACCGGATCGCTGCTGCTCGCCGCCGCCGGGCTGCTCGACGGGAGGCGGGCGGCCGGCCACTGGCTGTTCCTCGACCAGCTGCCGCGGTTCGGGGCCGAGCCCACCGGGGAGCGGGTCGTCTTCGACGGGAAGTACGTCACCGCGGCCGGGGTGTCCTCCGGGATCGACATGGGCCTCACCCTGCTCGGCAGGATCGCGGGGGACGAGGTCGCCCAGACCGTCCAGCTGATGACCGAGTACGACCCCCAGCCGCCCTATGACGCCGGTTCGCCGCAGAAGGCGCCCGCCGAGCTGGTCGCCCGGCTGCGGGCGCACAGCCCGCTGGTGTAG
- a CDS encoding GlxA family transcriptional regulator — MSLRNVLVVLYDGVQSLDVTGPVEVFAAVAGFPALPGYTIGTVSPGGAPVRTSSGLTLVPDGDLESARPGTGTTLLVPGGRYTGDFEPRLTDWLRTYGGGAERLVSVCTGGLLLAEAGLLDGRRATTHWYVCEQMARDYPAVEVEPDPIYVRDGPVATSAGVTAGIDLALALVEEDHGKDVALTIARHLVVFLHRPGNQAQFSAQLAAQTARREPLRDVQQWITEHPDGDLSVEALAARARLSPRHFARSFQTETGVTPGRYVERVRVEHARRLLEEGSSGIAQVARACGYGTPEALRRAFVKTLGQPPTEYRRRFGAPRAP; from the coding sequence ATGTCGTTGCGAAACGTGCTCGTCGTCCTCTACGACGGGGTGCAGAGCCTGGACGTGACCGGCCCCGTGGAGGTGTTCGCGGCCGTGGCCGGGTTCCCGGCGCTGCCCGGGTACACGATCGGCACGGTGTCGCCGGGAGGTGCGCCGGTCCGTACGAGCAGCGGGCTGACGCTGGTGCCGGACGGAGACCTGGAGAGCGCCCGGCCGGGCACCGGGACCACACTGCTGGTGCCCGGGGGCCGGTACACGGGCGACTTCGAGCCGCGGCTCACCGACTGGCTGCGCACCTACGGGGGTGGGGCGGAGCGGCTCGTGTCCGTGTGCACGGGCGGACTGCTGCTGGCCGAGGCCGGGCTGCTGGACGGGCGGCGGGCGACGACGCACTGGTACGTGTGCGAGCAGATGGCGCGCGACTACCCGGCCGTGGAAGTGGAGCCCGACCCCATCTACGTGCGGGACGGACCGGTGGCCACCTCGGCCGGGGTCACGGCCGGGATCGACCTCGCGCTCGCGCTGGTGGAGGAGGACCACGGGAAGGACGTCGCTCTGACGATCGCCCGGCATCTGGTGGTGTTCCTGCACAGGCCGGGCAACCAGGCACAGTTCAGCGCGCAGCTGGCGGCCCAGACGGCCCGGCGGGAGCCGCTGCGGGACGTGCAGCAGTGGATCACCGAACATCCGGACGGCGACCTCAGCGTCGAGGCGCTCGCCGCACGGGCCCGTCTCTCCCCGCGCCACTTCGCCCGGTCCTTCCAGACGGAGACCGGGGTGACCCCGGGGCGGTACGTGGAGCGGGTGCGGGTGGAGCACGCCCGGCGCCTGCTGGAGGAGGGCTCCTCGGGCATCGCCCAGGTCGCCCGCGCCTGCGGGTACGGCACGCCGGAGGCCCTGCGCCGGGCCTTCGTGAAGACGCTGGGCCAGCCCCCGACGGAATACCGCCGCCGGTTCGGGGCACCCCGGGCCCCTTAG
- a CDS encoding ABC-F family ATP-binding cassette domain-containing protein — MTATLVAKKLTAAHGERTLFADLDLVVAPGDVIGLVGVNGAGKSTLLRLLAGLDTPETGELRLSPPTAAVGHLPQEPERRPSESVRDFLARRTGVAAAQAELDAATQGLVDGTPGADDAYATALDRWLDLGGADLDERAEEVAAELGPMVGLDLPMTALSGGQAARAGLASLLLSRYDVFLLDEPTNDLDLDGLERLERFVKGLRAGTVVISHDREFLTRTVTKVLELDLAQQQINLYGGGYDAYLEERDRARDHAREEFEEYAGKKSALEGRAQMQRNWMDKGVRNARRKASDNDKIGKNLRGESSEKQAAKARQTQRAIERLEVVDEPRKEWELRMEIAAAPRSGSVVATLREAAVKRGGFTFGPASLQIDWADRVAITGANGAGKSTLLAVLLGRLTPDSGSATLGSGVLVGEVDQARGLFLGDEPLLEAFCAAVPETEPAEVRTLLAKFGLKAAHVLRPAATLSPGERTRAALALLQGRGVNLLVLDEPTNHLDLPAIEQLESALDAYEGTLLLVTHDRRMLDAVSVTRRLRVEDGKVTEL; from the coding sequence ATGACTGCAACCCTCGTCGCCAAGAAGCTCACCGCCGCGCACGGTGAGCGCACGCTCTTCGCCGATCTCGACCTCGTCGTCGCCCCCGGTGACGTCATCGGCCTCGTCGGCGTGAACGGCGCCGGGAAGTCCACCCTGCTGCGCCTGCTCGCCGGGCTGGACACCCCCGAGACCGGGGAGCTGCGGCTCTCCCCGCCGACCGCCGCCGTCGGCCACCTCCCGCAGGAGCCGGAGCGCCGGCCGTCCGAGTCGGTCCGGGACTTCCTGGCCCGCCGTACGGGCGTGGCCGCCGCGCAGGCGGAGCTCGACGCGGCGACGCAGGGGCTGGTGGACGGCACGCCGGGCGCGGACGACGCGTACGCGACCGCGCTGGACCGGTGGCTGGACCTCGGCGGCGCCGATCTCGACGAGCGGGCGGAGGAGGTCGCCGCCGAGCTCGGTCCCATGGTGGGCCTGGACCTGCCCATGACGGCGCTCTCGGGCGGCCAGGCGGCCCGCGCGGGCCTCGCCTCGCTGCTGCTCTCCCGCTACGACGTCTTCCTCCTCGACGAGCCCACCAACGACCTGGACCTGGACGGTCTGGAGCGGCTGGAGCGGTTCGTCAAGGGGCTGCGCGCGGGCACGGTCGTCATCAGCCACGACCGCGAGTTCCTGACGCGGACCGTCACCAAGGTCCTCGAACTCGACCTGGCCCAGCAGCAGATCAACCTCTACGGCGGCGGCTACGACGCGTACCTGGAGGAGCGCGATCGCGCCCGCGACCACGCCCGCGAGGAGTTCGAGGAGTACGCGGGCAAGAAGTCGGCCCTGGAGGGCCGGGCCCAGATGCAGCGCAACTGGATGGACAAGGGCGTGCGCAACGCCCGCCGCAAGGCCTCCGACAACGACAAGATCGGCAAGAACCTGCGCGGCGAGTCCAGCGAGAAGCAGGCCGCCAAGGCCCGCCAGACGCAGCGCGCGATCGAGCGGCTGGAGGTCGTGGACGAGCCCCGCAAGGAGTGGGAGCTGCGCATGGAGATCGCGGCGGCCCCGCGCTCCGGCTCGGTCGTGGCCACCCTGCGCGAAGCGGCCGTCAAGCGGGGCGGCTTCACCTTCGGCCCGGCCAGCCTGCAGATCGACTGGGCGGACCGGGTGGCGATCACCGGGGCCAACGGCGCCGGCAAGTCCACCCTCCTCGCGGTCCTGTTGGGCCGGCTGACCCCGGACTCGGGCTCCGCCACCCTCGGCTCCGGCGTCCTGGTCGGCGAAGTGGACCAGGCCCGCGGCCTGTTCCTCGGCGACGAACCGCTGCTGGAGGCCTTCTGCGCGGCGGTCCCGGAGACCGAACCGGCCGAAGTGCGCACCCTGCTGGCCAAGTTCGGCCTCAAGGCGGCCCACGTGCTGCGCCCCGCGGCCACCCTCTCCCCCGGCGAGCGCACCCGCGCCGCGCTGGCCCTGCTCCAGGGCCGCGGGGTGAACCTGCTGGTCCTCGACGAGCCCACCAACCACCTCGACCTCCCGGCGATCGAGCAGCTGGAGTCCGCCCTCGACGCCTACGAGGGCACCCTCCTCCTGGTCACCCACGACCGCCGCATGCTCGACGCGGTCTCGGTGACCCGCCGCCTCCGGGTCGAGGACGGCAAGGTCACCGAGCTGTAG
- a CDS encoding SDR family NAD(P)-dependent oxidoreductase: MTTAGTTVLITGASAGLGAAFARGFAAKGCDLVLVARDKERLEDVAGQLGREYGTVCEVLPADLLDPGDCAAVAERLADRSRPVDMLVNNAGFGLPAPFPYSPVQDEERMLDLLVKVPLRLTHAVLPGLRERRRGAVLNVSSVAGLLPTGTYGAAKAWITAFSESLRVDMEPYGVRVLAVVPGFTRTEFQERAGMDVSALRDAVWLEPEAVVARALKDLALRRPVSITGRRYRAYALAARHLPRTFVARRMARTRRAPADQAG, from the coding sequence TTGACGACCGCAGGAACCACCGTACTGATCACCGGGGCGAGCGCCGGACTGGGCGCGGCCTTCGCCCGCGGCTTCGCGGCCAAGGGCTGCGACCTGGTCCTCGTCGCCCGCGACAAGGAGCGGCTCGAGGACGTCGCCGGGCAACTGGGCCGCGAGTACGGCACCGTGTGCGAGGTGCTGCCCGCCGACCTGCTCGATCCGGGGGACTGCGCGGCGGTCGCCGAGCGGCTCGCCGACCGGTCCAGGCCCGTGGACATGCTGGTCAACAACGCGGGATTCGGGCTGCCCGCGCCCTTCCCGTACAGCCCGGTCCAGGACGAGGAGCGGATGCTCGACCTGCTCGTGAAGGTCCCGCTGCGACTCACTCACGCCGTCCTGCCGGGCCTGCGAGAGCGCCGCCGCGGCGCGGTCCTCAACGTCTCCTCGGTGGCGGGGCTCCTGCCGACCGGCACCTACGGGGCCGCCAAGGCCTGGATCACCGCCTTCAGCGAGTCGCTCCGGGTGGACATGGAGCCGTACGGGGTCCGGGTCCTGGCGGTGGTCCCCGGCTTCACCCGCACCGAGTTCCAGGAGCGCGCCGGCATGGACGTCAGCGCGCTGCGCGACGCGGTGTGGCTGGAACCGGAGGCCGTGGTCGCCCGGGCGCTGAAGGACCTGGCCCTGCGCCGCCCGGTCAGCATCACCGGCCGCCGCTACCGGGCGTACGCCCTGGCGGCCCGGCACCTCCCGCGCACGTTCGTGGCCCGCAGGATGGCCCGCACCCGCCGGGCCCCGGCGGACCAGGCCGGATAA
- a CDS encoding MAB_1171c family putative transporter: MGADLTAFGNWLAVPSVVCLWAAVLLRAPGALRSPQQRGLWLAVATAAAAMTLNLPDLVAYAMNRGAGYAHTIGLVRNLIGVLSAGAVLYFVAATTRGRRLQLASWMATVAWLGALLALDAAAPGHGTHTMPPVGDPVPSLAYWLVLISAHVIANTVCVSLCWRYSRRTESRGLAAGLRLFGLGTALAGLFWLAYLLKALFGSTWAMPALPLLMNLHGLLRAAAILVPTLFTLRRTAADTATAWRLWPLWRDLVEAVPHVALNKPRAGRVVELLWPPVPRNLLVYRKVIETRDAILILGEYAAPGALERARGQAAGQGVPEQRRTAAALARVLQEARRAKLDGLPGQQGEAAALELPASIHTSREGGDLADEARFLVDVAQAYAAPATTTSARTRK; the protein is encoded by the coding sequence ATGGGAGCTGACCTCACCGCCTTCGGCAACTGGCTCGCCGTCCCCAGCGTGGTGTGCCTGTGGGCCGCCGTCCTGCTCCGCGCCCCCGGAGCCCTGCGCTCACCCCAGCAGCGCGGCCTGTGGCTGGCCGTCGCCACCGCCGCCGCCGCGATGACCCTGAACCTCCCGGACCTGGTCGCCTACGCGATGAACCGCGGGGCGGGCTACGCCCACACCATCGGCCTCGTCCGCAACCTCATCGGCGTGCTGTCGGCGGGCGCCGTGCTCTACTTCGTCGCCGCCACCACCCGTGGCCGCCGGCTCCAACTCGCCTCCTGGATGGCCACGGTGGCGTGGCTGGGCGCGCTCCTGGCCCTGGACGCGGCCGCACCCGGCCACGGGACCCACACCATGCCACCGGTCGGCGACCCGGTGCCCTCCCTCGCGTACTGGCTGGTGCTGATCTCCGCCCACGTCATCGCCAACACCGTCTGCGTGTCCCTGTGCTGGCGCTACAGCCGGCGCACCGAGAGCCGGGGCCTTGCCGCCGGACTGCGCCTGTTCGGCCTCGGTACCGCCCTCGCCGGACTGTTCTGGCTGGCGTACCTGCTCAAGGCCCTGTTCGGCAGCACCTGGGCGATGCCCGCCCTCCCGCTGCTGATGAACCTGCACGGCCTGCTGCGCGCCGCCGCGATCCTCGTGCCCACCCTCTTCACCCTCCGCCGCACCGCCGCCGACACCGCCACCGCCTGGCGGCTGTGGCCGCTCTGGCGCGACCTGGTCGAAGCAGTCCCGCACGTGGCCCTCAACAAGCCGCGCGCCGGGCGGGTGGTGGAGCTGCTGTGGCCGCCGGTCCCGCGCAACCTGCTGGTGTACCGCAAGGTCATCGAGACGCGCGACGCGATCCTGATCCTGGGGGAGTACGCGGCCCCGGGCGCCCTGGAGCGTGCCCGCGGCCAGGCCGCCGGACAGGGGGTCCCCGAACAGCGGCGCACCGCGGCCGCGCTGGCCCGCGTACTGCAGGAGGCGCGCCGGGCGAAGCTCGACGGACTGCCCGGGCAGCAGGGCGAGGCCGCCGCGCTGGAGCTGCCCGCCTCGATCCACACCTCCCGGGAGGGCGGGGACCTGGCGGACGAGGCCCGGTTCCTCGTCGACGTCGCCCAGGCGTACGCCGCGCCCGCCACCACCACCTCTGCCCGCACGAGGAAGTGA